Proteins encoded by one window of Streptacidiphilus sp. PB12-B1b:
- a CDS encoding Rne/Rng family ribonuclease, giving the protein MPDFNEQNETNEQNNAEGSAPASAPKAAPRRRRAASRPAGPPVGDAPETPAETAAAPAAPAAAAEEAPAEPVKRAARRTRKKVVAEAPAAEPAAQAAPAEPAAEAPAAAEPAPAEAAAEGAAAAEPVKRARRTRKKAAAEPAPVEEPQPVAEEQPQPAEDEAEEDEAAEPAPVAAAPAAPAEEPTAHRTRRRAVRPSTAIFQAPVFEEPTEIVVPARPAVPVAAFTPPAATRPEQAEQAEADEPVVEDRRRTRRRATAPVAAPAAEAAPAAEQAGADEPVAPAEERRRTRRSSAPAAPTTPAVFQLSSGRTPLGAEPPRRAEAPAPAAAEEPAEDESAGGRRRNRRRATSAATAPAFEAPAAREPEEDLVEDADEAEDAQEPQDRQEYAEDGRSSRRRRRGGRRRRRGEGDDESAADEQQPTGADEQHDAVHEDDEDEDDDLGEALSASSRRRRRRRRRSGDASGEAEAVVAADDPERTVVKVREPRRRTPVAAAAADAPFDPDEVQSIKGSTRLEAKKQRRREGREQGRRRVPIITEAEFLARREAVERVMVVRQHGERTQIGVLEDGVLVEHYVNKEQATSYVGNVYLGKVQNVLPSMEAAFIDIGKGRNAVLYAGEVNFQALGVKGGPRRIESVLKSGSSVLVQVSKDPIGHKGARLTSQISLPGRYLVYVPEGSMTGISRKLPDTERARLKNILKKIVPDDAGVIVRTAAEGASEEELTRDVQRLQQQWEDIQKKVSSGNAPTLLYGEPDMTVRVVRDIFNEDFTKVIVSGDTAWETIHEYVAGVAPDLVPRLQRWTSEVDVFATYRIDEQLMKALDRKVWLPSGGSLVIDKTEAMIVVDVNTGKFTGQGGNLEETVTRNNIEAAEEIVRQLRLRDLGGIIVIDFIDMVLESNRDLVLRRLLECLGRDRTKHQVAEVTSLGLVQMTRKRVGQGLLESFSETCVHCNGRGVIVHMEQPPAVPKGFSGPRPGEEGSAPAAERSGGKRRRRGRGGDAGEVHEHEHEAGLEGLVDDLVAHGLSNEDVEDLEIEVTAPAPAAETIETEIAEPGIEVFETPAAVVAEVVEAAAAPAPLDAAVQAEAEELAEAMIESSARPARTRRRAVRKATSPAGPPAAQEAAVLVVPARAAEPVAEVVVETVEEPVSVPEPVVEAAEPVAEAADAETEPVAEAPAEAPAPRKRAPRKAAAKKTAAAEGAPAKKAAAKKTAAKKTTAKKAATKRTPAKKAAAGDAPEAPAAE; this is encoded by the coding sequence ATGCCTGATTTCAACGAACAGAACGAAACGAACGAACAGAACAACGCCGAGGGCAGCGCCCCGGCCTCCGCGCCGAAGGCGGCCCCGCGCCGCCGCCGCGCGGCCAGCCGTCCGGCCGGCCCGCCGGTGGGCGACGCCCCGGAGACGCCCGCCGAGACCGCCGCAGCTCCGGCTGCGCCCGCAGCGGCGGCCGAGGAGGCCCCCGCCGAGCCGGTGAAGCGCGCCGCCCGGCGGACCCGCAAGAAGGTCGTCGCCGAGGCCCCGGCCGCCGAGCCCGCCGCCCAGGCCGCGCCCGCAGAGCCCGCCGCTGAGGCCCCGGCCGCCGCCGAGCCCGCGCCCGCCGAGGCTGCTGCCGAGGGCGCCGCTGCCGCCGAACCGGTGAAGCGCGCCCGCCGCACCCGCAAGAAGGCCGCCGCCGAGCCCGCGCCGGTCGAGGAGCCGCAGCCGGTCGCCGAGGAGCAGCCGCAGCCCGCCGAGGACGAGGCCGAGGAGGACGAGGCCGCCGAGCCCGCGCCCGTCGCCGCCGCGCCCGCCGCCCCCGCCGAGGAGCCCACCGCGCACCGCACCCGCCGCCGCGCCGTGCGTCCCTCCACCGCGATCTTCCAGGCGCCGGTGTTCGAGGAGCCGACCGAGATCGTCGTACCGGCCCGCCCGGCCGTGCCGGTCGCCGCCTTCACCCCGCCCGCCGCCACCCGCCCCGAGCAGGCCGAGCAGGCCGAGGCCGACGAGCCGGTCGTCGAGGACCGCCGCCGCACCCGCCGCCGCGCCACCGCGCCCGTCGCGGCCCCCGCCGCCGAGGCCGCGCCCGCCGCCGAGCAGGCCGGGGCCGACGAGCCGGTCGCGCCCGCCGAGGAGCGCCGCCGTACCCGCCGCAGCTCCGCGCCGGCCGCGCCGACCACGCCCGCCGTCTTCCAGCTCTCCTCCGGCCGTACCCCGCTCGGCGCCGAGCCGCCGCGCCGCGCCGAGGCCCCCGCCCCGGCCGCCGCCGAGGAGCCGGCCGAGGACGAGTCCGCCGGCGGACGCCGCCGCAACCGCCGCCGGGCGACCTCCGCCGCCACCGCCCCCGCGTTCGAGGCGCCCGCCGCCCGCGAGCCGGAGGAGGATCTGGTCGAGGACGCCGACGAGGCCGAGGACGCGCAGGAGCCCCAGGACCGCCAGGAGTACGCCGAGGACGGCCGGTCCTCGCGCCGCCGCCGTCGCGGTGGCCGTCGCCGCCGCCGCGGCGAGGGCGACGACGAGTCCGCCGCCGACGAGCAGCAGCCGACCGGCGCCGACGAGCAGCACGACGCCGTCCACGAGGACGACGAGGACGAGGACGACGACCTCGGCGAGGCGCTGTCGGCGTCCAGCCGTCGCCGCCGTCGCCGTCGCCGCCGCAGCGGGGACGCCTCGGGCGAGGCCGAGGCCGTGGTGGCGGCCGACGACCCGGAGCGCACCGTCGTCAAGGTGCGCGAGCCGCGCCGCCGCACCCCGGTGGCCGCCGCCGCGGCCGACGCGCCGTTCGACCCGGACGAGGTCCAGTCGATCAAGGGCTCGACCCGGCTGGAGGCCAAGAAGCAGCGCCGCCGCGAGGGCCGCGAGCAGGGCCGCCGCCGGGTGCCGATCATCACCGAGGCCGAGTTCCTGGCCCGCCGCGAGGCCGTCGAGCGGGTGATGGTCGTCCGCCAGCACGGCGAGCGCACCCAGATCGGCGTGCTCGAGGACGGCGTGCTGGTCGAGCACTACGTCAACAAGGAGCAGGCCACCTCCTACGTCGGCAATGTGTACCTGGGCAAGGTGCAGAACGTGCTGCCGTCCATGGAGGCCGCGTTCATCGACATCGGCAAGGGCCGCAACGCGGTGCTGTACGCCGGTGAGGTCAACTTCCAGGCGCTCGGCGTCAAGGGCGGCCCGCGCCGGATCGAGTCGGTGCTGAAGTCCGGCTCCTCGGTGCTGGTGCAGGTCTCCAAGGACCCGATCGGCCACAAGGGCGCCCGGCTGACCAGCCAGATCTCCCTGCCCGGCCGCTACCTGGTGTACGTGCCCGAGGGCTCGATGACCGGGATCAGCCGCAAGCTGCCCGACACCGAGCGGGCACGGCTGAAGAACATCCTCAAGAAGATCGTCCCGGACGACGCGGGCGTCATCGTGCGCACCGCCGCCGAGGGCGCCTCCGAGGAGGAGCTGACCCGCGACGTCCAGCGGCTGCAGCAGCAGTGGGAGGACATCCAGAAGAAGGTCAGCAGCGGCAACGCGCCGACGCTGCTCTACGGCGAGCCGGACATGACCGTCCGGGTGGTCCGCGACATCTTCAACGAGGACTTCACCAAGGTCATCGTCTCCGGCGACACCGCCTGGGAGACCATCCACGAGTACGTCGCCGGGGTCGCCCCCGACCTCGTGCCGAGGCTCCAGCGGTGGACGTCCGAGGTCGACGTCTTCGCCACGTACCGCATCGACGAGCAGCTGATGAAGGCGCTGGACCGCAAGGTCTGGCTGCCCAGCGGCGGTTCGCTGGTGATCGACAAGACCGAGGCGATGATCGTCGTCGACGTCAACACCGGCAAGTTCACCGGGCAGGGCGGCAACCTCGAGGAGACCGTCACCCGCAACAACATCGAGGCGGCCGAGGAGATCGTCCGCCAGCTGCGGCTGCGCGACCTCGGCGGCATCATCGTGATCGACTTCATCGACATGGTGCTGGAGTCCAACCGCGATCTGGTGCTGCGCCGCCTGCTGGAGTGCCTGGGCCGGGACCGGACCAAGCACCAGGTGGCCGAGGTCACCTCGCTGGGCCTGGTGCAGATGACCCGCAAGCGGGTCGGCCAGGGCCTGCTGGAGTCCTTCTCCGAGACCTGCGTGCACTGCAACGGACGCGGCGTCATCGTCCACATGGAGCAGCCCCCGGCGGTGCCGAAGGGCTTCTCCGGCCCGCGGCCGGGCGAGGAGGGCTCCGCGCCCGCCGCCGAGCGCAGCGGCGGCAAGCGCCGCCGTCGCGGACGCGGCGGGGACGCGGGCGAGGTCCACGAGCACGAGCACGAGGCCGGTCTGGAGGGCCTGGTCGACGACCTGGTCGCGCACGGGCTGAGCAACGAGGACGTCGAGGACCTGGAGATCGAGGTGACGGCGCCCGCTCCGGCCGCCGAGACCATCGAGACCGAGATCGCCGAGCCCGGGATCGAGGTCTTCGAGACGCCCGCTGCGGTCGTGGCCGAGGTGGTCGAGGCCGCTGCAGCCCCCGCGCCGCTGGACGCGGCCGTGCAGGCGGAGGCCGAGGAGCTGGCCGAGGCGATGATCGAGTCGTCCGCCCGCCCGGCGCGCACCCGCCGCCGCGCGGTCCGCAAGGCCACCTCGCCCGCCGGTCCGCCGGCGGCGCAGGAGGCGGCCGTGCTGGTCGTCCCGGCGCGGGCCGCCGAGCCGGTCGCGGAGGTCGTGGTCGAGACGGTTGAGGAGCCGGTGTCCGTACCGGAGCCGGTGGTTGAGGCCGCCGAGCCGGTGGCCGAGGCCGCTGATGCCGAGACCGAGCCGGTCGCGGAGGCCCCGGCCGAGGCCCCCGCGCCGCGCAAGCGGGCTCCGCGCAAGGCCGCCGCCAAGAAGACGGCCGCCGCCGAGGGCGCTCCGGCCAAGAAGGCCGCCGCCAAGAAGACGGCCGCGAAGAAGACGACGGCCAAGAAGGCCGCCACCAAGCGGACGCCCGCCAAGAAGGCCGCCGCCGGGGACGCCCCCGAGGCGCCCGCCGCCGAGTAG
- the rplU gene encoding 50S ribosomal protein L21, protein MYAIVRSGGRQHKVAVGDVFESDKVDAKVGETVELSTILIVDGDSVTSDPWVLAGVKVRAEVVDHHKGEKINIMKYKNKTGYRKRMGHRQRHTALRVTSIDSAK, encoded by the coding sequence GTGTACGCGATCGTGCGTAGCGGCGGTCGGCAGCACAAGGTTGCTGTCGGCGATGTTTTCGAGTCCGACAAGGTCGACGCCAAGGTCGGCGAGACCGTTGAGCTTTCGACGATCCTGATCGTCGACGGGGACTCGGTCACCAGTGACCCGTGGGTCCTGGCCGGTGTGAAGGTTCGCGCCGAGGTGGTCGACCACCACAAGGGCGAGAAGATCAACATCATGAAGTACAAGAACAAGACCGGTTACCGCAAGCGCATGGGCCACCGTCAGCGCCACACCGCGCTCCGCGTGACCAGCATCGACTCGGCGAAGTAA
- the rpmA gene encoding 50S ribosomal protein L27 has translation MAHKKGASSTRNGRDSNAQRLGVKRFGGQQVNAGEIIVRQRGTHFHPGTGVGRGSDDTLFALNAGAVEFGTRRGRRVVNIVPVAA, from the coding sequence ATGGCACACAAGAAGGGCGCAAGCTCTACCCGTAACGGCCGCGACTCGAACGCCCAGCGCCTCGGCGTGAAGCGCTTCGGCGGCCAGCAGGTCAACGCCGGCGAGATCATCGTCCGCCAGCGCGGCACCCACTTCCACCCGGGTACCGGCGTCGGCCGCGGCAGCGACGACACCCTGTTCGCGCTCAACGCCGGTGCGGTCGAGTTCGGTACTCGCCGTGGCCGCCGCGTCGTGAACATCGTCCCGGTCGCCGCCTGA
- the obgE gene encoding GTPase ObgE, translating into MTTFVDRVELHVAAGNGGHGCASVHREKFKPLGGPDGGNGGRGGDVTLVVDPQVTTLLDYHHTPHRRAGNGKPGAGDHRTGGEGFDLVLPVPDGTVVLDRDGTVLADLVGNGTSFVVAAGGRGGLGNASLASARRKAPGFALLGEPGDARDIVLELKSVADVALVGYPSAGKSSLISVLSAAKPKIADYPFTTLIPNLGVVTAGDIVYTIADVPGLIPGASQGKGLGLEFLRHVERCSVLVHVLDCATLETDRDPLSDLDMIETELSLYGGLDDRPRLVALNKTDIPDGQDLADITRASLEERGYEVFDVSATARKGLRELSFALARIVSEARAAKPVEEATRVVLRPVAVDDAGFTVSYDEAEDLYRIVGSKPERWIKQTDFSNDEAVGYLADRLARLGVEVELAKAGAREGDTVVIGASENAVVFDWEPSMAAGAEMLGRRGEDHRFESPRDAVTRRRQREQIRDDAATEYAGFDPLPRREIEPDEDF; encoded by the coding sequence ATGACCACCTTCGTGGACCGCGTCGAGCTGCATGTCGCCGCGGGTAACGGGGGCCATGGCTGCGCCTCCGTGCACCGGGAGAAGTTCAAGCCGCTGGGCGGCCCCGACGGCGGCAACGGCGGCCGTGGCGGCGACGTCACCCTGGTCGTCGACCCGCAGGTCACCACGCTGCTCGACTACCACCACACCCCGCACCGCCGGGCCGGCAACGGCAAGCCCGGCGCGGGCGACCACCGCACCGGCGGCGAGGGCTTCGACCTGGTGCTGCCGGTACCGGACGGCACCGTCGTCCTGGACAGGGACGGCACCGTCCTGGCCGACCTGGTCGGCAACGGCACCAGCTTCGTCGTGGCGGCCGGCGGCCGGGGCGGCCTCGGCAACGCCTCGCTGGCCTCGGCCCGCCGCAAGGCCCCCGGCTTCGCGCTGCTCGGCGAGCCCGGCGACGCCCGCGACATCGTCCTGGAGCTCAAGTCCGTCGCCGACGTCGCCCTGGTCGGCTACCCCAGCGCCGGCAAGTCCTCGCTGATCTCGGTGCTGTCGGCGGCCAAGCCGAAGATCGCGGACTACCCCTTCACCACCCTGATCCCCAACCTGGGCGTGGTCACCGCCGGGGACATCGTCTACACCATCGCCGACGTCCCCGGGTTGATCCCCGGCGCCAGCCAGGGCAAGGGCCTCGGCCTGGAGTTCCTGCGCCACGTCGAGCGCTGCTCGGTGCTGGTGCACGTGCTGGACTGCGCCACCCTGGAGACCGACCGCGACCCGCTCTCCGACCTCGACATGATCGAGACCGAGCTGAGCCTGTACGGCGGCCTGGACGACCGGCCGCGCCTGGTCGCGCTCAACAAGACCGACATCCCCGACGGCCAGGACCTCGCCGACATCACCCGCGCCTCCCTGGAGGAGCGCGGCTACGAGGTCTTCGACGTCTCCGCGACCGCCCGCAAGGGCCTGCGCGAGCTGAGCTTCGCCCTGGCCCGGATCGTCAGCGAGGCCCGCGCCGCCAAGCCGGTCGAGGAGGCCACCCGGGTGGTGCTGCGACCGGTCGCCGTCGACGACGCCGGCTTCACCGTCAGCTACGACGAGGCCGAGGACCTGTACCGGATCGTCGGCAGCAAGCCCGAGCGCTGGATCAAGCAGACCGACTTCTCCAACGACGAGGCCGTCGGCTACCTCGCCGACCGGCTGGCCCGGCTCGGCGTCGAGGTGGAGCTGGCCAAGGCCGGCGCCAGGGAGGGCGACACCGTCGTCATCGGCGCCAGCGAGAACGCCGTCGTCTTCGACTGGGAGCCGAGCATGGCCGCCGGCGCCGAGATGCTGGGCCGCCGCGGCGAGGACCACCGCTTCGAGAGCCCGCGCGACGCCGTCACCCGCCGCCGCCAGCGCGAGCAGATCCGCGACGACGCGGCCACCGAGTACGCCGGGTTCGACCCGCTGCCCCGCCGTGAGATCGAGCCCGACGAGGACTTCTGA
- a CDS encoding adenosine deaminase: MRHTTGPIAGPLPKAELHLHIEGTLEPELAFALAERNRIDLPYAGPEELRAAYAFSDLQSFLDLYYQLTAVLQTEQDFADLADAYLERAAAQGVRHAEIFFDPQAHTARGVDIGTVVRGLARSLDHSEERFGVSTGLILSFLRDLPAEDALKTLADAGPYLDRISAVGLDSAEVGHPPAKFAEVYAAARAAGLRLVAHAGEEGPPGYITEALDVLGVERIDHGIRCMEDPQLVARLVAEQIPLTVCPFSNVRLRCVDRLEEHPLPAMLEAGLLVTVNSDDPSYFGGYVEDNFRGLREALGLTDEQLRLLARNSFLASFVDDARRAELLAELDAHALVPAGRPEV; the protein is encoded by the coding sequence ATGCGTCACACCACCGGGCCGATCGCCGGCCCGCTGCCCAAGGCCGAGCTGCACCTGCACATCGAGGGCACCCTCGAGCCGGAGCTGGCGTTCGCGCTGGCCGAGCGCAACCGCATCGACCTGCCCTACGCCGGGCCGGAGGAGCTGCGCGCCGCGTACGCCTTCAGCGACCTGCAGTCCTTCCTCGACCTGTACTACCAGCTGACCGCTGTGCTGCAGACCGAGCAGGACTTCGCCGACCTGGCCGACGCCTACCTGGAGCGGGCGGCCGCGCAGGGCGTCCGGCACGCCGAGATCTTCTTCGACCCGCAGGCCCACACCGCGCGCGGCGTCGACATCGGCACCGTGGTCCGGGGCCTGGCCCGGTCGCTGGACCACAGCGAGGAGCGCTTCGGCGTCTCCACCGGGCTGATCCTCAGCTTCCTGCGCGACCTGCCCGCCGAGGACGCGCTGAAGACCCTCGCCGACGCCGGCCCCTACCTGGACCGGATCTCCGCGGTGGGCCTGGACTCGGCCGAGGTCGGCCACCCGCCGGCGAAGTTCGCCGAGGTCTACGCGGCGGCCCGGGCGGCCGGGCTGCGGCTGGTCGCCCACGCCGGGGAAGAGGGCCCGCCCGGCTACATCACCGAGGCGCTGGACGTGCTCGGCGTGGAGCGGATCGACCACGGCATCCGCTGCATGGAGGATCCGCAGCTGGTCGCCCGGCTGGTCGCCGAGCAGATCCCGCTGACCGTCTGCCCGTTCTCCAACGTCCGGCTGCGCTGCGTGGACCGGCTGGAGGAGCACCCGCTCCCGGCGATGCTGGAGGCCGGGCTGCTGGTCACGGTCAACTCGGACGACCCGTCCTACTTCGGCGGCTACGTCGAGGACAACTTCCGGGGGCTGCGCGAGGCGCTCGGGCTGACCGACGAACAGCTCCGGCTGCTCGCCCGGAACTCCTTCCTGGCCTCGTTCGTGGACGACGCCCGGCGGGCCGAGCTGCTGGCCGAGCTGGACGCGCACGCCCTGGTCCCGGCCGGGCGTCCCGAGGTCTGA
- the proB gene encoding glutamate 5-kinase, which yields MLSARRIVVKVGSSSLTTASGGLDADRVDALVDVLAKSRGAGAEVVLVSSGAIAAGLAPLGLERRPSDLARQQAAASVGQGLLMARYTASFARYGLRVGQVLLTAEDASRRAHYRNAFRTLEQLLAMGAVPVVNENDTVATAEIKFGDNDRLAALVAHLVRADLLVLLSDVDGLYDGDPSKAGTSRIDEVHGPQDLSGVVIGSAGKAGVGTGGMVTKVEAARIATGAGIPVVLTAARHAADALAGRPTGTLFHRTGRRSTDRLLWLEHASAPRGAVRLDAGAVRAVVERHSSLLAAGVTGVEGEFAPGDPVDLLDENGNIIARGLVNFDVRELPLLLGRSTRDLARELGPAYEREVVHRDDLVVLPSAPGPA from the coding sequence GTGCTGAGCGCACGCCGGATCGTGGTCAAGGTGGGCTCGTCCTCGCTGACCACGGCCTCCGGCGGGCTCGACGCCGACCGGGTCGACGCGCTGGTGGACGTCCTGGCCAAGAGCCGCGGCGCCGGAGCCGAGGTGGTGCTGGTCTCCTCCGGCGCCATCGCCGCCGGGCTGGCCCCGCTCGGCCTGGAGAGGCGCCCCAGCGACCTGGCCCGGCAGCAGGCCGCCGCCAGCGTCGGCCAGGGGCTGCTCATGGCCCGCTACACCGCCTCCTTCGCCCGCTACGGACTGCGGGTCGGGCAGGTGCTGCTGACCGCCGAGGACGCCAGCCGCCGGGCGCACTACCGCAACGCCTTCCGCACCCTGGAGCAGCTGCTGGCGATGGGCGCGGTGCCGGTGGTCAACGAGAACGACACCGTCGCCACCGCCGAGATCAAGTTCGGCGACAACGACCGGCTCGCCGCCCTGGTCGCCCACCTGGTCCGGGCCGACCTGCTGGTCCTGCTCTCGGACGTGGACGGGCTGTACGACGGCGACCCGAGCAAGGCGGGCACCAGCAGGATCGACGAGGTGCACGGGCCGCAGGACCTCTCCGGCGTGGTCATCGGCAGCGCCGGCAAGGCCGGGGTGGGCACCGGCGGCATGGTCACCAAGGTCGAGGCGGCCCGGATCGCCACCGGCGCGGGCATCCCGGTGGTGCTGACCGCCGCCCGCCACGCCGCCGACGCCCTCGCCGGACGCCCCACCGGCACCCTGTTCCACCGCACCGGCCGCCGCTCCACCGACCGGCTGTTGTGGCTCGAGCACGCCAGCGCCCCGCGCGGCGCGGTCCGGCTGGACGCGGGCGCGGTCAGGGCCGTCGTGGAACGCCACAGCTCGCTGCTTGCCGCCGGTGTCACGGGTGTTGAGGGAGAGTTCGCCCCCGGCGATCCGGTCGACCTTCTTGATGAAAACGGCAACATCATCGCGCGTGGGCTGGTCAACTTTGATGTGCGAGAGCTTCCCCTGCTCCTGGGACGCTCGACGCGGGACCTGGCAAGGGAGTTGGGCCCCGCATACGAGCGCGAGGTGGTGCACCGGGACGACCTCGTGGTGCTCCCTTCCGCACCTGGACCGGCCTGA
- a CDS encoding glutamate-5-semialdehyde dehydrogenase — protein MSSSPDPDSPSGDRPLTAFPSPSLPSPLPQSPVLLAAYRAKAAAAELAPLPRTPKDDALLAIADALVVRTREIIEANAEDVERARAAGTGEAVIDRLTLNRERVAAIAEDVRRVAGLPDPVGEVVRGSTLPNGLDLRQLRVPLGVVGIIYEARPNVTVDAAALCLKSGNAVLLRGSSSAYASNRKLVEVVRDAVGGAGLPADCVQLVPGEGHDAVRELMRARGMVDVLIPRGGASLIRTVVEQSTVPVIETGTGNCHVYVDAEADLAMAVEILVNAKASRPSVCNAAETLLVHRDIADAFLPLALEALAEAGVTVHGDERVRRTAEESGSKAVVVPVTTEDWEAEYLSYDIAAGVVDSLDAAVAHIRLWSSGHTEAIVTGSQAAARRFTRLVDAAAIAVNASTRFTDGGQFGFGAEIGISTQKLHARGPMGLPELTSTKYVVTGDGHIRG, from the coding sequence ATGAGCAGCTCTCCCGACCCCGACAGCCCGTCCGGCGACCGCCCGCTGACCGCGTTCCCCTCGCCGAGCCTGCCCTCCCCGCTGCCGCAGTCACCGGTGCTGCTCGCCGCGTACCGGGCCAAGGCCGCCGCCGCCGAGCTGGCGCCGCTGCCGCGCACGCCTAAGGACGACGCGCTGCTCGCCATCGCCGACGCGCTGGTGGTCCGCACCCGGGAGATCATCGAGGCCAACGCCGAGGACGTCGAGCGGGCGCGGGCGGCCGGCACCGGCGAGGCCGTGATCGACCGGCTGACGCTGAACCGGGAGCGGGTGGCCGCGATCGCCGAGGACGTGCGCCGAGTCGCCGGGCTGCCGGACCCGGTCGGCGAGGTGGTCCGCGGCTCGACCCTGCCCAACGGGCTCGACCTGCGCCAGCTGCGGGTGCCGCTGGGCGTCGTCGGCATCATCTACGAGGCCCGGCCCAACGTCACGGTGGACGCCGCCGCGCTCTGTCTGAAGTCCGGCAACGCGGTGCTGCTGCGCGGCTCCTCCTCGGCGTACGCCTCCAACCGCAAGCTGGTGGAGGTGGTCCGCGACGCCGTGGGCGGGGCCGGGCTGCCCGCCGACTGCGTGCAGCTGGTGCCGGGGGAGGGCCACGACGCGGTCCGCGAGCTGATGCGGGCCCGCGGCATGGTGGACGTGCTGATCCCGCGCGGCGGTGCCTCGCTGATCCGCACGGTGGTGGAGCAGTCCACGGTGCCGGTGATCGAGACCGGCACCGGCAACTGCCACGTGTACGTCGACGCCGAGGCCGACCTGGCCATGGCGGTGGAGATCCTGGTCAACGCCAAGGCGTCGCGTCCCAGCGTGTGCAACGCGGCGGAGACGCTGCTGGTGCACCGGGACATCGCCGACGCCTTCCTGCCGCTGGCGCTGGAGGCCCTGGCCGAGGCCGGGGTGACCGTCCACGGCGACGAGCGGGTGCGGCGCACCGCCGAGGAGAGCGGCTCCAAGGCGGTGGTCGTCCCGGTGACCACCGAGGACTGGGAGGCCGAGTACCTCTCCTACGACATCGCCGCCGGGGTGGTGGACTCGCTGGACGCCGCCGTGGCGCACATCCGGCTGTGGTCCTCCGGCCACACCGAGGCCATCGTGACCGGCTCCCAGGCCGCCGCCCGGCGCTTCACCCGGTTGGTGGACGCCGCCGCGATCGCGGTCAACGCCTCCACCCGCTTCACCGACGGCGGGCAGTTCGGCTTCGGCGCGGAGATCGGCATCTCCACCCAGAAGCTGCACGCCCGGGGCCCGATGGGCCTGCCGGAGCTGACCTCGACCAAGTACGTGGTCACCGGCGACGGGCACATCCGGGGCTGA